The Deltaproteobacteria bacterium genome has a segment encoding these proteins:
- a CDS encoding type II toxin-antitoxin system VapC family toxin, which translates to MENPVVVYWDASAILSALLKDEHSQDAQKWANRSGYHFLSHLSYSEVIAVLSRMRRERDMAEILVNAANEVLENGPWRRLVFVPQWNMIKNLSDKWPLRGADLWHLSAAKGLQEQFPELRLLTYDRRLKIAAQGEEM; encoded by the coding sequence ATGGAAAACCCGGTGGTCGTCTACTGGGATGCCTCGGCCATACTCTCCGCCCTCCTGAAAGACGAACACAGCCAGGACGCTCAGAAATGGGCCAACCGATCGGGGTATCATTTCCTTTCTCATTTATCTTATTCGGAGGTGATCGCTGTCTTATCCCGAATGCGGCGGGAAAGGGATATGGCTGAAATTCTGGTGAATGCTGCCAATGAAGTTTTGGAAAATGGTCCCTGGAGAAGGTTGGTTTTCGTTCCCCAATGGAACATGATCAAGAATCTTTCCGATAAATGGCCCCTCCGAGGGGCTGACCTCTGGCATTTATCCGCCGCCAAAGGCCTTCAGGAACAATTCCCGGAGCTGCGACTCTTGACCTATGATAGGCGGTTAAAAA
- a CDS encoding SDR family oxidoreductase translates to MDKRLEGKVAIVTGAGQTPGETIGNGRAISLLFARAGARVLAVDLHLESARETQSLIEQEGGESLAVAANVCLTGDCQRMAELCIETYGCIDILVNNVGIGRGDQGAVKLKEEDWDNILNVNLKSMFLTCKHVLPYMEKQESGSVINISSAAAVCTFPLLAYKTSKAGVNALTHSIAMRVAKKGIRVNAIMPGLLNTPMAVEGFSEARGISKEDLIRERDNRVPLKGGMGTAWDTAYAALFLASDEARFITSVILPVDGGQCGRIG, encoded by the coding sequence TTGGACAAACGCTTGGAAGGAAAAGTGGCTATCGTTACCGGGGCCGGTCAGACTCCGGGAGAAACCATCGGGAACGGACGGGCGATTTCCCTTCTTTTTGCCCGAGCCGGGGCTAGAGTCCTGGCCGTGGACCTTCATCTCGAATCCGCCCGGGAAACCCAATCCCTGATCGAGCAAGAGGGAGGCGAGTCCCTGGCTGTGGCCGCTAATGTCTGCCTGACCGGGGACTGTCAACGGATGGCCGAGCTATGCATTGAGACCTACGGGTGCATCGACATTCTGGTCAATAATGTCGGCATCGGGCGGGGGGACCAGGGTGCGGTGAAGCTGAAAGAAGAGGATTGGGATAACATCCTTAATGTCAATTTAAAGAGCATGTTTTTAACCTGCAAACACGTTTTGCCTTACATGGAAAAACAGGAAAGTGGTTCCGTTATCAATATCTCCTCGGCCGCGGCGGTCTGCACCTTTCCCCTCCTGGCTTATAAAACCTCCAAGGCCGGGGTCAACGCCCTGACCCATTCCATCGCCATGCGGGTTGCCAAAAAAGGGATCAGGGTCAATGCCATCATGCCCGGTCTTTTGAATACCCCCATGGCCGTTGAAGGATTCTCCGAGGCCCGGGGGATCAGCAAAGAGGACCTCATCCGGGAACGGGACAACCGGGTCCCCTTAAAAGGAGGAATGGGCACAGCCTGGGACACGGCCTATGCCGCCCTTTTCCTGGCCTCCGACGAAGCCCGGTTCATTACCTCAGTCATTCTGCCCGTAGACGGCGGTCAATGCGGGCGGATCGGTTGA
- a CDS encoding type II toxin-antitoxin system prevent-host-death family antitoxin: MVSKNLGIREVKTNLSGLLKKVKEGQEVIITDRGKPIGKIVPFPAKDLSLENRIRRLEDQGWLEPLPKKAGRRLPPPLPAPGGLAQKYLQEGRNR, translated from the coding sequence ATGGTCTCAAAAAACCTGGGAATACGGGAAGTCAAAACAAATTTAAGCGGCCTGTTGAAGAAGGTTAAAGAAGGCCAGGAGGTCATTATTACCGATCGGGGGAAACCCATAGGAAAAATCGTCCCTTTCCCGGCTAAAGATCTTTCTCTTGAGAATCGTATACGGCGCCTCGAAGACCAGGGATGGTTGGAGCCCTTGCCTAAGAAAGCCGGGAGACGGCTCCCGCCGCCACTCCCCGCACCTGGAGGTCTGGCCCAAAAATATCTTCAGGAGGGAAGAAACAGATGA